The genomic interval ACTTATCTAGGCATTGAAGCATTAATCTTTTAGCTGCTCTAATAAAAACGGTCATCGCTCTACTCCTTGAACTGCAATTTAGTTATCATACCTTTATTGCTATTTATATTTAGGTAGATTGTTTCATTGCATACCTGTTATTGTTTTTAACCTAGGAAATTATAATTTCATGAACTTACAAATTATCATTTTAGCTGCAGGCCAGGGTAAACGAATGTATTCCAATATCCCAAAAGTACTTCACCCGCTTGCTGGGAAGCCTATGCTGGTTCGGGTAGTGGAAACCGCGCAGCAACTAAATCCTGATGCAATTCATGTTATATATGGTCATGGTGGTGAACAGCTTAAGAACTCACTCCCTGACTTACCTGTGCATTGGGTATATCAAGCAGAACAATTGGGTACAGGCCACGCCGTGATGCAAGCTTTACCTTTTATTCCACCACAAACACAAGTTCTTGTTTTATCTGCTGATGTGCCGCTTATCCAAGCAAGTACATTAAGGGCTTTAATTGAATGCAGCCATCCAGCAAATTCTTATCATTCCATTTTGACACTCTTGGTTGCTCATCTTGAAGATCCCAGTGGTCTTGGGCGTATTATTAGAGACAATCAAGGTGAAGTTTCCATCATTGTAGAAGAAAAAGATGCAAATGAGCAAGAAAAGAATATAAAAGAAATTTATTCGGGGATTTGTTGTGCAATTTCCGATGATTTAGAAAAATGGTTGCCTAAATTGAGTAATGATAATGCTCAGGGCGAATACTATTTGACAGAAATTATTGCCTTAGCTGTTGCCAATAAAACATCTATTAGAACACTAAGTGCAAAAGATGATGCAGAAATCCAAGGAGTTAATAATCGACTTCAATTACATGAGTTGGAACGCATCTGGCAAACAAGGAAAGCGAAGGAGTTATTGCAACAAGGGGTAACGATTGTTGATGCAAATCGTTTTGACTTACGAGGAGAATTAATTTGTGGCAAAGATGTATCAATAGATGTCAATTGCGTCTTTCACGGAAAAGTAATACTGGGTGATGGTTGTATTATAGGACCTAATTGTATCTTGGCAGATGTGGTTTTAGGAGCAGGCTGCGAGGTTTATGCTCATAGTGTATTAGAGGGTTGTAATATAGCAAATGATTGTAAAATTGGCCCTTTTGCTCGTTTACGATCAGGAACACAGTTGGCTGCAAATTGCAAAATCGGTAACTTTGTAGAAACAAAAAAAGCAGTATTTGATGAAGGATCAAAAGCCAGCCATTTAAGCTATTTAGGTGATGTTGAATTAGGAAAAGAAGTTAATGTTGGTGCTGGCACTATAACCTGCAATTACGATGGGGTTAATAAGCACAAAACGATTATTGAAGATGGTGTATTTATTGGTTCAGATACGCAACTAGTTGCCCCAGTAACAGTAGGCGCTCATGCAACTATTGGTGCTGGGAGTACAATACGTAAAAACGTTCCTCCTGGTGAGTTAACTTTAACAGAGTCAAAACAAAAAACGGTATATGGCTGGAAGCGTCCCATTAAAAAGGATTAAAGAAAATTCACTGGATGAAGAATGCTTCCAACTTAACGAATCTGTATCGATAGAATCTTGGTGAATGGGCATATCCTCTTCTTCTTCGGGTGGTCAATTTAAGGAAAAATTGACTGCGTCATCCCACTGGGGGTGTTAAAAGGCAACGCAGTAAACTTTGCCAGAAATTTCGCTGCAGCCTAGTAGATCTCTTGTCCTTGCAGAGGGTGATTTCTTCTAATTATCTTTATAAAAGATATTTTTTAATCATATTGTAAGGTATTTAAAGTTTTATTTTTTTCCATATGGGCGCATAGCCATAGAATAAAGGGCAAAGAAATCAACGTCATTAGTAGCTTGTAATCCCATACATTAGCCACTAAATTAATAATTTGATCATAGGGATAAATCCCACCAAACAATAAACTGTAATCTATCAAACACAATAAAGAATTCGCACAAATATTAGCAATTAAAATACGAAGAGGGCGCTGCAAAGCCCATTTAGGTTGTTTTAAATGATGCAGTAACATCGCATTGCTTATAAAGGCGAGAAACAAAGTCAACGATGCAGCAGGCAGCCTTTTAAGCATGATGTAGCTGTAAAAGGGATTCAAATTAAGGAATGTAGGAGAGGGTAAGGCAACAACAACCATTAATAAGACATCAAATATAAATTGAGTTGCAATAAGTACCAGACACAATTTTAAGTTGACTTTATAGCCCCATAACTCACCTAAAATCGTACTGATTACTAGGGTTATAGGAAAAAATAAAGAACTTGC from Legionella sainthelensi carries:
- the glmU gene encoding bifunctional UDP-N-acetylglucosamine diphosphorylase/glucosamine-1-phosphate N-acetyltransferase GlmU, which encodes MNLQIIILAAGQGKRMYSNIPKVLHPLAGKPMLVRVVETAQQLNPDAIHVIYGHGGEQLKNSLPDLPVHWVYQAEQLGTGHAVMQALPFIPPQTQVLVLSADVPLIQASTLRALIECSHPANSYHSILTLLVAHLEDPSGLGRIIRDNQGEVSIIVEEKDANEQEKNIKEIYSGICCAISDDLEKWLPKLSNDNAQGEYYLTEIIALAVANKTSIRTLSAKDDAEIQGVNNRLQLHELERIWQTRKAKELLQQGVTIVDANRFDLRGELICGKDVSIDVNCVFHGKVILGDGCIIGPNCILADVVLGAGCEVYAHSVLEGCNIANDCKIGPFARLRSGTQLAANCKIGNFVETKKAVFDEGSKASHLSYLGDVELGKEVNVGAGTITCNYDGVNKHKTIIEDGVFIGSDTQLVAPVTVGAHATIGAGSTIRKNVPPGELTLTESKQKTVYGWKRPIKKD